A window from Clupea harengus chromosome 14, Ch_v2.0.2, whole genome shotgun sequence encodes these proteins:
- the cdkn3 gene encoding cyclin-dependent kinase inhibitor 3 has translation MVNLPAVMRTTEFDSSDEDSGDEQCTPLPISWLSLSVAECSQSLGICSLPGCKYKDMRRNLKSDMGELQEQGVQDVFVFCTRGELQRYRVPGLLEAYSQHGLTVHHLPFPDGCAPELPQCCQILEELQASLQANRRTIIHCYGGLGRSGLIAACLLLQLSVSMTPNKAIEILRELRGGGAIQTVKQYNFLHEFREKFAEYQETKAFTERSVSR, from the exons ATGGTGAATTTG CCTGCTGTCATGAGGACCACAGAGTTTGATTCATCTGATGAGGACTCAGGAGATGAGCAGTGCACCCCTCTGCCGATCTCCTG GTTGTCCTTGTCAGTGGCGGAGTGTTCCCAGTCTCTGGGTATTTGCTCACTGCCAG GATGCAAGTACAAAGACATGAGGAGGAACCTCAAAAGTGACATGG GTGAACTACAGGAGCAGGGTGTgcaggatgtgtttgtgttctgcaCACGTGGAGAGCTGCAGCGCTACCGCGTGCCTGGGCTCCTGGAGGCCTACAGCCAGCACGGGCTCACCGTCCACCACCTACCCTTCCCAGACGGATGTGCCCCAGAGCTGCCCCAGTGCTGCCAGATcctggaggagctgcaggcCAGCCTGCAGGCCAACCGCAGAACCATCATCCA TTGCTATGGAGGTCTTGGTCGTTCTGGACTCA TTGCAGCATGTCTGCTGCTGCAACTCTCCGTCTCCATGACGCCCAACAAAGCCATCGAGATCCTCCGGGAGCTGAGAGGAGGCGGGGCCATTCAGACAGTCAAG CAATATAACTTCCTCCATGAGTTTCGGGAAAAGTTTGCTGAATATCAGGAGACCAAAGCTTTTACAGAGAGATCTGTGTCTCGGTAA
- the cnih1 gene encoding protein cornichon homolog 1, producing MAFTFAAFCYMLALLLTAALIFFAIWHIIAFDELKTDYKNPIDQCNTLNPLVLPEYLIHMFFCVMFLCAAEWLTLGLNMPLLAYHVWRYMSRPVMSGPGLYDPTTIMNADILAFCQKEGWCKLAFYLLSFFYYLYGMIYVLVSS from the exons ATGGCGTTCACATTCGCGGCCTTTTGTTATATGCTTGCTCTGCTGCTGACGGCAGCCCTCATATTTTTCGCCATTTGGCAC ATCATTGCATTTGATGAGCTGAAAACGGACTACAAAAACCCTATAGACCAATGCAACACGCTAAACCCT CTGGTGCTCCCAGAGTACCTGATCCACATGTTCTTCTGCGTGATGTTCCTGTGTGCAGCTGAGTGGCTCACGCTGGGTCTTAACATGCCTCTGTTAGCTTACCACGTTTGGAG GTATATGAGCCGACCTGTGATGAGTGGGCCTGGTCTGTATGACCCCACCACCATCATGAACGCAGACATCCTGGCCTTCTGCCAGAAAGAGGGCTGGTGCAAACTGGCCTTCTACCTGCTCTCCTTTTTCTACTATCTCTACGG GATGATCTATGTGCTGGTCAGCTCTTAA
- the gmfb gene encoding glia maturation factor beta isoform X1 — protein MSESLVVCDVDEDLVKKLREFRFRKETNNAAIIMKIDKDRQLVILDEEHEDITPDDLKDELPERQPRFVVYSYKYVHDDGRVSYPLCFIFSSPVGCKPEQQMMYAGSKNKLVQTVELTKVFEIRNTEDLTEEWLREKLGFFR, from the exons ATG AGTGAATCattggttgtgtgtgatgttgatgaGGATCTGGTGAAAAAATTGCGGGAGTTTCGCTTCCGAAAGGAGACCAACAATGCCGCCATTATCA TGAAGATTGACAAGGATCGACAGCTGGTAATCCTTGATGAGGAACATGAG GACATCACTCCTGATGACTTGAAGGATGAACTCCCAGAAAGACAACCAAG GTTTGTGGTCTACAGCTATAAGTATGTGCACGATGATGGGCGAGTGTCCTACCCTCTCTGCTTCATCTTCTCAAGTCCTGTTG GTTGCAAACCAGAGCAACAAATGATGTATGCTGGGAGCAAAAACAAACTGGTTCAAACTGTAGAATTAACTAAG GTGTTTGAGATCAGGAACACCGAGGACTTGACTGAGGAGTGGCTGAGGGAGAAGCTGGGATTTTTTCGCTAG
- the lgals3a gene encoding galectin-3 isoform X2 yields MADFSLADAIADDLPGEASRHGNTNPSAPGANAPPPTNPGWPGSAPGGPNYPSAGGPTQPSAPGGFPGGPSGPGAPNQFPGQYPSGPGAPTAPGGYPPGPGVPGQFPSSPGVPGQFPSGPGAPGQFPSMPGGAPPGQFPGGAPSPYNSGPFPSTPGGPPGPYPNMPYPSPPGGMYGPGGPGAFPPGPAPGFPVGGFPPLPPGSWGAPGGGFPAQPGGPGFPAQPGGPGSYGPGPMGPYGGPGAPGGMLPAYRPPYF; encoded by the exons ATGGCAGATTTTTCG CTAGCTGATGCCATTGCGGATGACCTCCCGGGGGAAGCCTCCAGACACGGCAACACTAATCCCTCTGCTCCCGGCGCCAACGCTCCACCACCCACTAACCCTGGATGGCCTGGGTCCGCTCCTGGTGGTCCAAACTACCCTTCTGCAGGAGGCCCAACTCAACCATCTGCCCCAGGGGGCTTCCCTGGTGGGCCTTCAGGTCCTGGTGCTCCTAACCAGTTTCCAGGACAGTACCCATCAGGTCCTGGGGCCCCCACTGCTCCAGGGGGGTACCCGCCAGGTCCGGGGGTACCAGGACAGTTCCCTTCCAGCCCTGGGGTACCAGGACAGTTCCCTTCCGGTCCTGGGGCTCCAGGACAGTTCCCCTCCATGCCAGGTGGGGCCCCGCCAGGACAGTTCCCTGGAGGGGCTCCGTCACCCTACAACTCTGGACCCTTCCCCTCCACACCAGGTGGACCACCTGGACCGTACCCTAACATGCCTTATCCGTCACCCCCAGGCGGGATGTATGGGCCTGGAGGGCCCGGAGCATTCCCACCCGGCCCAGCACCAGGTTTCCCAGTCGGAGGCTTCCCCCCTTTGCCTCCAGGGTCGTGGGGAGCTCCTGGTGGTGGATTCCCCGCTCAGCCAGGTGGTCCTGGATTCCCCGCTCAGCCAGGTGGTCCTGGATCTTACGGACCGGGGCCCATGGGTCCGTATGGGGGACCTGGTGCTCCAGGAGGCATGCTT CCCGCATATAGGCCGCCATATTTTTGA